One Xyrauchen texanus isolate HMW12.3.18 chromosome 46, RBS_HiC_50CHRs, whole genome shotgun sequence DNA segment encodes these proteins:
- the foxb1a gene encoding forkhead box protein B1a translates to MPRPGRNTYSDQKPPYSYISLTAMAIQGCPEKMLPLSEIYKFIMDRFPYYRENTQRWQNSLRHNLSFNDCFIKIPRRPDQPGKGSFWALHPSCGDMFENGSFLRRRKRFKVMMTADHLAPSKPSDAAHYLQHHAKLRLSALAATGTPLPQMSSYNLGVSQPSTFKHPFAIENIIAREYKVPGGLAFSTMQSMSAGYPLHNQLTTAWPHMYSTSVIDSAAPITMTSSDYSAYGMPIKSLCHGGQTLPAFPVPIKPTPASLPGLSALPHHIPAFLSNSPQSLSPTSPQTATSQSSPNTPSETLTSPSTLVSVAVH, encoded by the coding sequence ATGCCTAGACCCGGGAGAAACACTTATAGCGACCAGAAACCTCCGTACTCCTACATTTCGCTCACCGCCATGGCTATCCAGGGTTGTCCGGAGAAGATGCTTCCTCTTAGCGAAATTTACAAGTTTATTATGGATCGCTTTCCGTACTACCGAGAGAACACTCAGCGCTGGCAAAATTCCCTCCGCCACAACTTGTCCTTCAATGACTGTTTCATTAAAATCCCCCGCCGCCCGGACCAGCCGGGCAAGGGTAGCTTCTGGGCTCTCCATCCCAGCTGCGGCGACATGTTCGAGAACGGAAGTTTTCTGAGACGCCGCAAACGCTTCAAGGTAATGATGACAGCAGACCACCTGGCACCCAGCAAGCCCTCTGACGCTGCCCACTACCTGCAGCACCATGCCAAGCTGAGGCTCAGCGCCCTGGCAGCGACGGGCACCCCTCTCCCCCAGATGTCCAGCTACAACTTGGGAGTGTCCCAGCCGTCCACGTTCAAGCACCCCTTCGCTATCGAGAACATCATCGCGCGAGAATACAAAGTGCCAGGGGGACTGGCGTTCTCCACCATGCAGTCCATGTCTGCCGGGTATCCTCTGCACAACCAGCTGACCACAGCTTGGCCCCATATGTACAGCACTAGCGTGATCGACAGCGCGGCGCCCATCACAATGACCAGCAGTGATTACAGTGCCTACGGTATGCCAATCAAGTCCCTGTGCCACGGGGGACAGACCTTACCGGCCTTTCCAGTCCCGATCAAGCCGACCCCGGCGTCGTTGCCCGGTCTCTCGGCATTGCCGCACCACATTCCCGCTTTCCTGTCGAACTCTCCCCAGTCGCTGAGCCCGACGTCCCCGCAGACAGCGACCAGCCAAAGCAGCCCTAACACCCCGAGCGAGACTCTGACGAGTCCCTCGACGCTCGTGTCGGTCGCTGTGCACTGA